TTGGCACACTAGATGTCAAAGGATTAAAATTCGGTGAAAAAATAAAAAGTCCATCGATTTTTCTATCTAAATCCCAAGCTTTTCCGTTATTTGTGTGATCCAACAAGGATCTATGATTATAATCAGTGAATATCCCAACATTTTGAATACCCGCATTTACCATGTTAGAAAGTACGAAATCTATAACTCTATATCTTCCTGCTATAGGAATAGATGCTATGGGTCTGTCATTTACCAGTTTTTTTATATTGTACTCATTTTCACTAAGATTGATAATTCCTTGGCAATTCTTAAGCATTTATAGCACCTTCTTCCTCAAAGCTAAGTGATAGGTCGTCCTTTGGTTTTTGCTTGTCTTCTCTAGCAGGACTAATTACAGTTCCTTGCTCAATAAGTGAAATTTCACCCGATTCGTCATAAACCTTTGTTCCAGATTTTATTACTGCACCTTCGCCTATTATTGCTCTTTCTATATATACATTGTCCTCAATTACAACATTTGGCATAATTACAGAATCTTTTATCACAGAACCTCTTCCCACTTTTACACCATAAAATAATACGCTATGGTTTACTTCTCCGCAAACTATGCATCCCTCTACTACCAAGGAGTAATTGACTTTTCCTCCATGGCAAATATACTGAGGAGGCATAATAGGGTTTACTGAGTAAATTTTCCATTTGTTATCATGTAGATGTAGAGGGTTATTAGGGTCAATAAGATCCATATTTGCTTCCCATAAGCTTTCTACAGTTCCAACATCTTTCCAGTAGCCTTTGAATCTATATGCAAATAAGTCTATTCCGTCCTTTAGCATTTTTGGTATTATGTCTTTTCCAAAATCATCAGCACTTTTGTCCTTTTCTCCATCAGTGAGATAGTTTTTTAATATCTTCCAATCAAAAATATAAACGCCCATTGATGCTAAATTTGATTTTGGCTTTTTAGGCTTCTCTTCAAATTCATATATCCTGTCATCTGGAGTCGTATTCATAATTCCAAAGCGCT
This portion of the Acetoanaerobium noterae genome encodes:
- a CDS encoding glucose-1-phosphate adenylyltransferase, with protein sequence MFKKEMIAMILAGGQGSRLGIFTKKLAKPAVPFGGKYRIIDFPLSNCSNSGIDTVGVLTQYRPLILNTHIGIGSPWDLDRKTGGVSILPPYMNETEGSWYRGTAHAIYQNINFIEQYDPEYVLILSGDHIYKMDYNRMLEYHKEKKSKATIAVLEVTIEEAKRFGIMNTTPDDRIYEFEEKPKKPKSNLASMGVYIFDWKILKNYLTDGEKDKSADDFGKDIIPKMLKDGIDLFAYRFKGYWKDVGTVESLWEANMDLIDPNNPLHLHDNKWKIYSVNPIMPPQYICHGGKVNYSLVVEGCIVCGEVNHSVLFYGVKVGRGSVIKDSVIMPNVVIEDNVYIERAIIGEGAVIKSGTKVYDESGEISLIEQGTVISPAREDKQKPKDDLSLSFEEEGAINA